A window of Macrotis lagotis isolate mMagLag1 chromosome 1, bilby.v1.9.chrom.fasta, whole genome shotgun sequence genomic DNA:
TAGGTTATACTTGGTTGTAATTCTAACCTTTGCTTTCTGGAGTATTGTAAAGTCTATATTCCTTTAACAGGAAAGCcattaaatcttgtgtgatctgcctgtggctccacaatatttaaattgcttcttttgactacttgaaacattttctttttgacctgggagctctgaaatttggctatgatatttctAAGAGTTTTTATTTGGGATCTTTCAAGAGGgcatcagtgaatttttttcaatttctattttactgttGATCTGGATTGGgacaatttttcttaatttcttgaaatatgatttctagactctttctttgatcatggccTCCAGGTAAGTCCAATCTTAAATTACTTCTCCTCTactttccaagtcagttgtttttccagtatttcattttcttctacttttaaccttttgactttatttcttgAAGCCTGCCAGGCATTAGCTTTCACAtgcccaattctgatttttaaggatttcttcagtgagattttgcaCCTCTTTATTTAGCCAATTCtgttttacataatttcttttcttcagaaaatttcCCTAACCTCTTTTACCATTAGAACAGTTCTATTTTTAGATGTTATTTTCCTATGCCTCTGTTACCAAGCTCTTTtcaagcttttgcaaggcagtggggttaagtgacttgcccacagtcacacagctaggtaattgagtgtctgagtttgaatttgaattcaggtcctcctgactccagggccaatactctatccaatgcaccacctagctgcccattaattctttttaaataattttcttttgtccttttaatttcttttcccaatttttcctttgccACTTTTATCTCTTTAATCTTTCCAGAAATTTGTTTGGGTTGGGTCAATTaacattttgaccttttttttgtagctgttttcactGTCTTGGCCTTCCCTGGCAACATAGGTTTTCATGGTCGatttctttttgttgctgtttactcatttttccattttccctttcttgacttttaaactttatattaaagttggcCTCTGCTCACCAAGGGATTCATGAGCTTCAGGCTTTATCATGCTACtctttttaaaactaattctGAGGTCTGCAAGTTCTGAGAATTTCCAAGgtggtgtgatcctgggaaagttacAGCTCTCCTGTCTATATTCTGGTCTTTATCCAAGAAGGGTTTTTGGTCCCCCTGAAACTACAAGTGCTATCAATCCTCTTTGGTTTTGTGACCAGAGCTCCTGCTCCCCTCACTGTTACTGCTCATCTATGacctggaactgtgacccagaaaTCTGTGTGGGCAATAGCTGCCAATTATCATCAGCTATATCCAGTGCCAGTAAGTGGGTattctgtaatctctttctgactagTTGTCTAATTCCCTTTACTCTATCTAGGTTGAGCTCCCCATGCTGCTGTGCTGCTGCTGCTACCGATGCTGCAGAAACTATGGACAGGCTCCTACCCCAGTgacacatttcatttttcttagacTGAAAAATGTTTCACCCATAACCTTTTGTTGActctgccactccaaaatttgatttgaggcattattttaaagctgTTTGGAGAGTTCAGCTGGGTAGCTACCCCCTaatccaccatcttggctccatctctTTAGCGTACATTTTAACCAGCATCTTTTCCTGCAGCACATTTTCATGTGGTCAATGGTAGGTTGCAATTCTTTCAAAAACCATTCATAttcttttgaccatttaccaattgaagATCTTCTAgtgttatatatatttgtactaaTTCTCtagtattatttatatatatatatatatatatatttgccaaTCAATATTTTTGATACCACTTTTATTGGTGATATAGGAAGCAAACTTTTTTCTATTcctgttttcattattattcatGTAAAAACTGTGATCAGTCATCTCTCTTCTCTAATGATCTTTATCCCTTAATTCTTCCCCTACCCAGCTGTGaatattatctttcctaaattttttaTGTTGTGACCATTTATAGCCAGGTGATATATCCATTTTGCTTTTAATGCAATATATATCTGGAGTCCTTCCCTTGTAACTTCTGTTCTTGGGACTGGATATCATTTCTACAATTCCAACTTGTAAATACCAATAGCATTATAACAGCTTACATCTTTCAAGGCTTgcaaattatatcattattttcaGTCATTCATTATAACTGCCCTGAGGTAGATATCCTCCTGTTACCAATGGAAAAAAACAGGTTTATTCGAGGTATAAATGACCTGCCATTTGGAGTCATATTTGCTAATAaaagtcagaggcagaatttacaAGATCttacctgactccaagtccagcattttTTCCATGATACCACACTGCCATTCAAAGTTTGAGTCTGATTTCAGCTGAAcgtttttaatcttttgttttataCCCCTGATGAAGTAGCATTAAGGTAATATAGAGTCAAGAATTCTGGCATAAATGATTCCTTTTATTCCAGTGTTAAATAGTGTTCTATTGCACCAATATGTGGTCACTATAACTCATGATCAATAAGGAACCAACTTATATCTGAGTTTCCTTGAGGAaaatctctttaataaaaaattaatagatcCATAGCAGATGGCTGGGGCCAGTTAAGAGTGCTAAACTGTTACAATATAACAAAGGCAGTTGCACTACTGCTGAAGAATGAGTGATGCATTAACTTCTCTGTTCAACCTCATCAAACTGGCtccaagaaacaaaatatttgagGAATGACATTAGCGTTTTTCTCTAATTCCATACATCAGGGGTTTAGGGAAACCCAATATCATGGGAAATTTGGGACAAAAGAGGATCCTACTTCAGATCCAACTCTTAACCAAATCTTCAAAGGTTTTTTACTGCTGCTGGAGAAATACCAAATAAACCCCTTGATCATTATGATTCTTCTTGTAAATGTTGCCAAGTCTCATTTATCCTATTGGAACAGTGAACAagtaggtgtggctaggtggcacagtggataaagcaccggccctggagtcaggagtacttgggttcaaatctggtctcagacacttaataattgcctagctgtgtggccttgggcaagccacttaaccccatttgccttgcaaaaacctaaaaaaagaaagaacagtgaGCAAGTATTATTAGCAATGTCAGGTTCGAAAAAATCTAAATAGGGCAAACGGACAGGATTTATAAATTAAGAGTATGAAGAAAGAAACATGACTGTGTGTATAAGAAGGAAGTGAGTAAGGACACTAACAGTCTCGTCCAACCAAAGATCTTAATTTGTACCCTTTGAAGAAAGACTCAGGTAAAAATGTGGCAAGCCCAGCTATATCAACTACCGAACATGTTAAGAAAATGGAATAGAGGAAAAGAGTCCAGGGTAGTCACAAACACATGTGAGCAAGAGGATGTAGTTAGAAGGGTCTTAAAATCAGGACAAAATAGGGAGagatcttcattttattttgaggCCAGAAATACAAGGTGCTGCTCTAGTTATAACATAAGGAGCTTGAGATGAACAAAGAGTAGGAATGGGCCTTGTAATTTGCTTTACATGTTTATTTCAAAAGAGAAGCACCATCCAGCATGAGCGTCTGCATGCATGTGCCCAACAATTTGAAATCCATTTGTTCCTTTACCTTGTGACAGCCCTGCTGGCAAGTTACTGAGCCCACAGGTAAAAAGTGGTTTTCTCCATAGGGGAGAATTCTTGCATTCTTGTATCCAATAAACACAACCATCAGCTCAGTtctactattatttatttttttaaatatttttgaaaaaatataatttttttacaatattttcaaCTTAAACACTATTCACACTGAACACGTATGGCAGCTTAACCTACCCAAATATGAAGTTTAAGAAGCCAAAACTGTTCTAgctttgttaaaagaaaaagttgTTGTGCTGTAGACTATTGTGTAGTGATGATTAACAAAGCAAGGGAAAAGCACCACTCAAATCAGAATGCTAAGACTTCCTTGGTTCAATTTGACTAAGTGTTATATGCTAGAATTTACATAGACACAGCTATGAAGTACTGGGGAGCTTGGAAGATGACGTAATTTCCAAATTACACTCCTCCTTGAATGTATAATTAGGAGTGGGTTTCAACATTTCTAACATGATAACATAATGTAAAAAATCAGGGGGTAATTTTCATCTGTTTGTTACTTTCTAACTTCTGGAGCCACTCTAGACCAGCTGGCTTACGTGGAGTTCTTTCATTACCAAGTCTTTTCTTGAAGTACAAGTTTCTCTCCACGGGGACAATACAATAAGTAACAATACTGAAGTCTGAACGAAGCAATTTGTATAACAATTAGAACTTTACTttcaaaattgacttttttttttaagttaaggcATTAACAGGTGTTGGTTAACACCAAGTGACCAGTTTAGTCTCAATTAAAACAAATCATTTAGTCGAATTTCTAAATCTCTTTCAGAGGTTGTCTGATTTGTCACAACTTGACTGGTGCTTCTTTCCTCACTGTCCTTCACATCAAGCCAAGGTCCAATTATTTTCAGTAAACGTTTGACAGCTTTTTACTTAATAACAGTCTCAGCACTTTTATTAAGCATGCAAGACTAACAAAACTTTGGCAATGCATAAGTGTAACACAGTGACAAGAAGGGAGAGCTTTTACAATTAAGTCTTCTAATACTGCCTTCACAGTGTGGAAATTGTGCTACATCCACCAAAAGAGGGCCCCGTCTACTCAAATATTTAGTACTTCACCCCAGGAACAAACTCCTTTGCATTTGGATTCAGATTACTCTTGACCTGGAAAGTAAGAAAGCAAGTTTACTAAAAGACTGTTCCTAAAAGCTCATTAGTATTCATTATTTCCtcacatgcaaaagtagttttacTTTCAAGACCAAGCAACAACTCAAGGTTCAATTCTGTAGATCAGTTATTAAGCCCACATCTCTAGCAACAAAGGAAGTGAGAACCAAATGTAATCTCTTCTTGACATTAAAGCAATGTAAGCTATTCTAAACAGGTTGGAATTTGGGGAAGTAATATTTTAACCAGGAATACACACTCTGATGATGGCATGGCTTTGCTCAAAAGGTTCTGGTGACCCAATCATGATGCTTGCTTTTCTTTGAACACCAAAAAACTCAGTCCACTGAAAGTTATCGGTATTATAACAGGGTTTTTAATATATCATAAACAAAGGTTCTAACACGATGCTTTTACTGGAAATACTTAGTTGGCCAGTCAAGTAAGTAATTATGATGATGAAGTCTGCAGATTATCTAAACCCTAGtttctctctgttcctccctTTTACTGACTgccttttaaaaaactaaaaagacaCAAAATTCAATATTAGTCAAAAAATTCTTGTTAGTATTAGGGAtgagaaaaatatcaaaacaattaAGTAAAAAGATTAATCCTATCTTCTCCCTTAGTCAGTAGAAAGGTAATGCTTTCTAAATTCTGTAGTAGACAATGTTTAGTGGAATGAAGCCTAAACTGGGAGCCAAGAAACCCAGGTTCTATTCCTTCCCTAATTCTAGATCACtggactagttgtgtgacctttggcaagtgacttcttttttatatgccttagtttcttcaactctaaaatgtggtagttgggctagatgatctcGAAGGTCTTTtacagctctaaaattctattatttttttaggctttccTCAGGCCAGCAGGTGCACAATCCAGATGACAAAGCATAAGGGAACAAAGGGATGCCTTTGAATTCTTCTACCACCTCTTGATTTGGCAACTGATGAAGAGAAAGGCATCAGGATGTACTCCAGGGCCAGGGACACCTGGGGCTGCTAGATGGAATATGGCTTTTAGGTTACCAGCTGTACATTACTGCATACACAATGATATCCCTATGCCAAGAGCTTAATACTATTTTCTCctttggcacataataagcattttCTTGGTCAGGATgtatccctcccccccccccagtaaaaatacaaaaatacccATGTCATAACAGTCTGAAAtgcattcatattttaaataatatccaGTAAGCATTCAAATTGAACAATCCAAGCACTGTTCTGTAGTGTCATAATGAATGACATccaaaagttgttttctttatacCTAGGCACTTCCTTGCACAAAGAagacatttgataaatatttacttattgaCTGAATTAATAATGTAGCACTAAACAGGCAGACATATCAACAAACTACTGAGAATAAAAGTACTTGTTCCAGCAATAGCTCTGTGTTTATTGTAACAAAGGACACACTTACACTGTAAATTTCAGTGTTCTCTAGTAGCCCTTCGGAATAGTACTCAAGCTCAGTGACCAAGCAACAGCTGCAAATGATGTTTCAGAGACTGGGAGAGAATTCCAGAGTGGCTAGGGGTTGTAAATAGGATAGAAAAGCTAGCATTCAGTCCTCACTAGAATCCTAGTTTGATTTTAGCCTTATTAGTTATCTTAATCTGAAatggaatttaatgaaataaaaactttaCGGGTCCCATATTAAATGATGGTATTTAGTTTATATCAGAATTCCTGGGGTTTCTCTTATTGCAAATATGAATCTTGTATATTAACAGCTGTCAGtaatgaaaaatcaaagaaaattttaaaacatacatgtgtaatttatttttccttaagagaTGATTAAAGTCAAATCTAAGACCATAAATGATGAGTTAGAGTATTTGAATCAAAACTCTAGGTCATTGATTCTAAAATGACTGACTATGCAAATATTTAGAACCAGAATTTAATTTCTCAAATTTACATGATCCTGTTCTCAACCAACTGATTAATAATCATTGTGGTCCTCCTTTTAAAGGTACTATAAATGAAGCAATTTCTTAAAACCATTTAAAtatcttagaaaaggaaatgagacagggagattaagtgactgagtCTGACAATAAATAATATGAGACTAGGTCAAGGACTCCATGTTGGGCCTAAAATATTTCATACCAGTATAACACTTATAACAGTATAAGCTTTGGAGAAGGTACCACAACAAATTTTTTAGCCACAGAACTACTtctaggagaaaaaagaattagtagGATCAGAGGATTTTAGAACTGGTGAaactttggagatcatctagtccaaccccctcatatTACAAACAAATATAgaggctcagaaagattaaaatgctttatattaaGGTCATCAACTAAGTCTaataggcagaatttgaacctgggtcttctgaaTGACTGAGATTTACTGCTCAGTACCTTTTCTCAGAGTATAACAGGCTGTCCCACAAACTAGCAAAGATAaactaaactttttaaaaaatgaaaataattttttttttaccacaagATCCTCCAGAGAAGAACTGTCACTGATGACAAGGTCATTAAACTGGTCCTGGATTTGGTCCATAGTTTGTGGGAGGTCTCGAGCTGGAATGAACCACTcatgttcttcttcttcttcaagcATTTCCTGGAAACAGCGTTCAATAAATTCTTCTTCCCACAACTCCTCTTCAATCTAGcagtataaaatgaatatttcaattaaaaatgttaaGACACATAGAAACAAATAATACCCCGTCcctctctttgtttttgttctaatgagattattactttcaaaattgttGAAGCATTGGCTAAAGTTACTTAAGGAGTCAGTTCCATAAAAATACTAACATTAAGAGAATAGTGTTCTTTCCTCCACTATTTTTGTCAGACAAGATGTAACAAGACAAAGCAGAGGGTATTACTTTTGAATAGGCTCACCTAATGTGAGGAAGCCTCATTGACTACTGCTAACAGTATCATTACTTAGGAGTACTCAATTGAAGAACAAACCCTAAGAACAACACTATCGGGCTTACACTGTTTTTACGATAATGCTGAAGAAAGTGGCACTgtcaaatgcaattttaaatgCAGTAAGCTGACATGCCATTGTCCTAAACCAAACGTGGAAATTCAACTGCCAGTCTTAAAAAGAACAATGACATAGGATGAACTGATAAAACATGTGTCTGAGTAACCCAAGAAACTCACCATTTCTCAGAGAGATGAGGACTATGATAAACTAAAATTTGAATTCGAAGAAAATAATGCTAGTATATTTACATTGTAGTTTATAGCAAAGAAGAATACAAATCCGAGAGAGTAAGCACACAGTCTTGAGAGTTTGCACTGCCACAGAGTAGATAGAAAATAGGTCTAGAAGCAAGAGTAACTGTGttcaagttctttctctgataaGAACCTGGCTATGTAATACTGGGTAAGTCATGAAGGTCACTAAACCTCAGGTAACTTGAACATTATTAGTTGCAGAGAAGGAGCTAACTTACCTTGGTATAAAAAGTTTCCTTCCCTTGGCATTCCCTACACCAATGAGCGCAGAGTCATATTTGTCTTAGTTGCAATGTATgaaataagaaacacatttgtcAGGTAAATTACAAATCTATTTACTTCAAGGCTAGAAAGAGCACAGGGACTGccgaacattttttttttaatacacaaAACACTACTTCTAACCTGTCTGTtgaattcctcttcattttccatcCACATGTACTCAGCAAATGGATTATCATCTTCATGAGAATGACCATTAATAATCACATCTTCATTGATGATGCTTGGGCTAGTACTGCTGCGACTTGGATCTTTCATGGTTGTATGTTAGTTGTTTTTGTAACCTTACAAGAAGAAACTTCAAAGTTAGTTGAGACTAACAAGGAAACAACTTAATATATGAATCACTTACATCAACAAAGCACTTCAAAATGCTTTGGAATATCTAGGAAATGCCAATGTTTGCGTAAAATAATTCAGATAAATAATGCAcaacaatttcaaaaaaaattttttttaaggggaCCCCAACATAGATTACAGTGGAATGGAAATacagagacctgggttctagtccatctctgtgactctgggcaaaccCATTCATTTCATTGGTAATAAGTATAAAATAGGGGAACTGAACTACTCTAAGGACCCTTAGAGAGctacaatttttttattcatttatttatacattttaccCCTTCATTCCTTTGCTTATCCTGGAAAAGATGGTGGTCCAATTAATTTCCACAAAGccaattttaattttaggttgattcccattttataaaccaaagattatttttttaataggagaaaaaaacctaaaaattcaaCCCCCTCAAGTAAAATTGAATTTGTGTTCAGTCTCATTAAATTAAGATTGTTTTAGAAGTAGTATATTTGTACTGCTATATACTTTCTGGAAAATGCTATGAAATATCATTCTAGAATCTCTCTTCTATTGTCAACTCCCTTTCTCCTAATGCACTTTTCCTAGGCCCTGGGAACTTACATATTTCACATTCAAGGAAATCTGGCACATAACCGTCTTCCTTCAGATGTTTACAATTTTTAATGAAGTAGGGATTTATCGCAATCTGCTAATACATACTATCATCTAACATAgacagaggatcatagatttacagaTGAAAGGATATGAGAGGATAAGcattccaatcccttcattttatagaaaagggaaCTTGAGTGCCACAGCAATGAAGTGTCATAAAGGTAGTGCTAAACTCTGGGTAACAatacaggcaaaaaaaaattctaagtttaaatttttatctggtcaataaattttataagataatgtttaaagggaaatttattaataatctgaatagaaatttaaatagatcatgaaaagggggaaaaataacagTATGCAGTTTGAAATAACAATTTAGCCAAGTCTTTCATGAGGTCACACTATATTAAAACTTTGGATATCCTATCAGAATGTGGCTCCTTTGGGCAAATATCATAGAAACTGATATGCCATGTGTGACAATAGAGCTTCAAATTTAGTCTAGAGCTTTGTCTGTATGCCTAAGTAAACCcaaaaattattcttaataaaCAAATGTTTACCTTATGATTTCAACCTTTTGTtttatgtagttttattttttttggggggggggtatcaaGGCACAGCAGAGGGTTTAAAATGATGACTTTTTTTCAATCACCATCCCCTGCAGGTCCTTCCCCACCTTAAGAGCCCCTTAATTCTAGTTAGTTACAGCTGGGTTGAGAAAGGGTGTTGAATAGTGACAGAACACCTGTAAAAATTGTTGACACACTATGATGCAATAAGTTCATTTGCCTCTTTCACTATGTAAAACTCAAACCATGTAGTcgaaatcttttcaatttttccttttgagtttAGGATTTTTTAGTTCATAACAGATGAcaactatagaaaaaaaatttcatcat
This region includes:
- the PAIP2 gene encoding polyadenylate-binding protein-interacting protein 2 isoform X2; this encodes MKDPSRSSTSPSIINEDVIINGHSHEDDNPFAEYMWMENEEEFNRQIEEELWEEEFIERCFQEMLEEEEEHEWFIPARDLPQTMDQIQDQFNDLVISDSSSLEDLVVKSNLNPNAKEFVPGVKY
- the PAIP2 gene encoding polyadenylate-binding protein-interacting protein 2 isoform X3, with translation MKDPSRSSTSPSIINEDVIINGHSHEDDNPFAEYMWMENEEEFNRQIEEELWEEEFIERCFQEMLEEEEEHEWFIPARDLPQTMDQIQDQFNDLVISDSSSLEDLVMNIQEDVA
- the PAIP2 gene encoding polyadenylate-binding protein-interacting protein 2 isoform X1 translates to MKDPSRSSTSPSIINEDVIINGHSHEDDNPFAEYMWMENEEEFNRQIEEELWEEEFIERCFQEMLEEEEEHEWFIPARDLPQTMDQIQDQFNDLVISDSSSLEDLVPLWNSLPVSETSFAAVAWSLSLSTIPKGY